DNA sequence from the Paraburkholderia azotifigens genome:
CGACGCGACGAGTTCGGCGTGCTCCGCCTCGCGGCCCACTTGCGCGCCGTCTTCGCAATCCAGCGTGATGTCGAAGACAGGCCCGAGCTCCTGTTGCAGGGCGAGCGATTTGAGCATCAGCTTCTCGCTGCCCGCGTAATGGTCGCAGGCAGGCAGCACGGTCGGCGGCGCTTCGCCGTCAAACAGGACTTCGGCGGGAGTCAATGCACGCATTCTCGGCGTCTGGGGCGTGGGTACTGTCTGGTAATTCCGATTCGGGCGCGTTCTGGTGCTTCCTGGCTGCGACGTGTCGCAGATCGAATCAAAACGCGCTCGGATCAGCGGTGAACAGCTGTATGCGGCTTGTCGCGCAAGCCGTCATGCAGGCTGTCAAACGCAAAAAACCGGAACCCGTCGCATGGCAACGGAGTCCCGGTCTCTCTGCATCCGGCGCTTAGCCGAGCAGGTGCTGAACGCCGTCGCGCTCTTCGAGCAGCTCGTTCAGCGTATTGTCCATCTTCTCGCGCGCGAACGCGTCGATCTGCAGGCCTTCGACGCGCTTGTACTCGCCGTTTTCGCACGTCACGGCGACGCCGTAGACGATGTCTTCGGGGATGCCGTACGAGCCGTCCGACGGAATGCCCATCGTCACCCACTTGCCGTTGGTGCCGAGCACCCAGTCACGCACGTGGTCGATTGCAGCGTTGGCCGCCGAAGCTGCCGACGACAGGCCGCGCGCTTCGATGATCGCCGCGCCGCGCTTGCCGACCGTCGGGATGAACGTGTTGCGGTTCCATTCTTCGTCGTTGATCAGCTTGGTCAGATCCTGGCCTTCTGCCGTTGCGACGCGGAAATCCGGGTACATCGTCGGCGAGTGGTTGCCCCACACGACGAGCTTTTCGATCGACGAAACCGGCTTGCCCGACTTCGCAGCCAGTTGCGACAGCGCGCGGTTGTGGTCCAGACGCAGCATGGCCGTGAAGTTTTTCTTCGGCAGGTCCGGTGCCGACTTCATCGCGATGTACGCGTTCGTGTTCGCCGGGTTGCCGACGACCAGCACCTTCACGTCGCGGCTTGCCACTTCGTTCAGCGCCTTGCCTTGCACCGTGAAGATTTCGGCGTTGGCCGACAGCAGATCCTTGCGCTCCATGCCCTTCGAACGCGGGCGTGCACCGACCAGCAGCGCGACGTCGGCGTCCTTGAACGCAACCTTGGGATCGTCAGTGACCACGACACCCGCGAGCAGCGGGAACGCGCAGTCTTCGAGTTCCATCACGACGCCTTTGACGGCGGCTTGCGCTTGCGGCAGGTCCAGCAGTTGCAGGATGACCGGCTGATCCTTGCCGAGCATGTCGCCATTGGCGATGCGGAACAGCAGGGAGTAACCGATTTGACCTGCGGCGCCGGTGACGGCAACGCGCTTTGCGGGCTTAGCCATTGAGAAATCTCCAGGACGATGCGTTGAACGCTAGGGAAAACGCCATTCTATATGCGCGTTACGCGAAGCGTGGTTTAAGCACGGCGAATTCGTTTGCGCGAGCCCTGCAGGCGGTCCGGAGAAGGCCAGAAGACACGCAGCCGGCGAAGCCGCCGTACCGGATAATCTGTGCTGCCGAGCGTGGGGAGGGCGGATGCCTGTAACGTTCCGTGCGGGCGCGGACGCCACGATCGACGCAACTTCGGGCCGCTGCATGGCGCGGGCTCCTGCAAACAGCGCGTTTCGGCGGGGCATTGCGGCGTACGTGTCGGGCAATGCAGGGCGAAGCGAAACCTGAACTGCGTGAGGGAACAGCGTGATGCAGGGTGGCCTTTCGGTGCATCACGCCGTTGACATAAAGCGGTGTCAAAAATGCGTGGCACAACCCGCAAACCCTTGCTCGCCAAGGAGTGTAGAAGTCGGGCGACACAAAGTCAACCGTATCATATGTCTTATATAAGACATAATTATTGCGGTAAAAAATCTGGACGGCGCGAGGCGCTTTGTGTTGAAATGCGCGCATGAATTCGAACCCGGCCAGCACAGCAAACCCTCCCGGCGCGTCGGGCGCGGGTGACGCTGCGTCTGCCTCCGCGCCGGCTCCGTCTCCGACCTTCAGCCCTCTCTATCAGCAGATCAAGGCGCTCATTACGCAGAGCCTCGAGACGGGCGAGTGGAAGCCCGGCGAGATCATTCCTAGTGAAGTCGAACTGGCCGCGCGTTACAAGGTCAGTCAGGGAACCGTGCGCAAGGCGATCGACGAACTCGCCGCGGACAACCTGCTGGTGCGCCGTCAGGGTAAAGGCACCTTTGTTGCTACGCACAACGAAGAGCGCGCGCAGTTTCGCTTTCTCCGTCTTCTCGCCGACGACGGCGCCGAACATCCGCACATCAGCCGGCTGCTCGAATGCCGGCGCTTGCGTGCGTCGGCGGACATCGCGCGGCAGCTGGATCTGAAGCCGGCCGATCCCGTCGTGCTGATCAAGCGACTTTTGACATTCGACGGCGAAGACACCGTGCTCGATGAAATCTGGCTGCCGGGCGGCGTGTTTCGCGGACTGACGCTCGAGCGCCTGTCGGAGTACAAGGGTCCGCTCTATGCGATGTTCGAAACCGAGTTCGGCACGCGCATGATCCGCGCGTCGGAGAAGATTCGCGCCGTGGCCGCGGACCCGGCCGTCGCAGATCTTCTGCACGTGCCGGCAGGATTTCCGTTGCTGTCCGTAGAGCGCGTGTCCTATACCTATGGTGACCGTCCCGTTGAAGTTCGTCGAGGATGGTATGTCACGACCGGGTATTACTATCAAAACGATTTGAGTTGAACGAAGAGGCGTTGCCGTGGGCTTGCGGCAAGGCTTGCAAGTGCCTTGATGCGTGCTTCGCGGCGCGCTTTCTCGAGCAGTGTTACGCTGCAGCGCGAAAAGAAAAGGCGCTAAAATTGCGGATTAGTGTGACTACATAGTAGGGGTCTAGCATGGCAGAAGCCGTAAAAAAACCGAGGCCGGAATTCCGGAACATCGGTATCGGGCAGATATTGACGGCATACCGTCTCCCGCTGGCGGGGCGCGTGTCGATTCTCCACCGCGTGAGCGGCGGGCTGCTGTTCATCTTCCTTCCGTTCCTGCTTTACCTCTTCGACCAGAGCCTGACTTCGGAACTGAGCTTCGAGGTGTTCAAGGGCTTCCTGTCCAACATCATCGTCAAGCTGATCACGCTGGTGCTGGCGTGGGCGTTCCTGTTCCACTTCTGCGCGGGCGTGCGCCATCTGCTGATGGACATGAACCACGACGCCGTCACGAAGGAACGCGGCAAGAACACGTCGGTGGTCGTGCTCGCCGTGTCGTCGATCCTGACGATCGCCTTCGCGCTCAAACTGTTCGGAGCTTTCTAAAACATGTCCGCAAATAACCGGGTTGGCTCGAAGCGCCTCGTCGTGGGCGCGCACTACGGTCTGCGCGACTGGCTCGCGCAGCGCATCACGGCCGTGATCATGGCCGTCTACACCGTCATCCTGCTCGCATGGTTCTTCGGCGCGCAGGCATTCTCTTACGACGGCTGGGCGGGCATCTTCGCCACGCAATGGATGAAGCTGGCCACGTTCGTCACGCTGCTGTCGCTGTTCTATCACGCGTGGGTCGGCGTGCGCGACATCTGGATGGACTACATCAAGCCCGTGGGCACGCGGCTTCTGCTGCAGGCGCTGACGATCGTCTGGCTGCTCGCGTGTGCGGGCTACGCTGCGCAGATTCTCTGGAGAGTGTAAAAGCATGGTTGCAATCAAGAATTCCCTGCCGCGTCGCAAGTTCGATGTGGTGATCGTCGGCGCGGGCGGCTCGGGGATGCGCGCCTCGCTGCAGCTTGCGCGCGCGGGCCTCTCCGTGTGCGTGCTCTCGAAGGTGTTCCCGACGCGTTCGCACACCGTCGCCGCACAGGGCGGCATCGGCGCCTCGCTCGGCAACATGAGCGAAGACAACTGGCACTACCACTTCTACGACACGATCAAGGGCTCCGACTGGCTCGGCGACCAGGACGCGATCGAGTTCATGTGCCGCGAAGCACCGAACGCCGTCTACGAACTGGAACACTTCGGCATGCCGTTCGACCGCAACGCGGACGGCACGATCTACCAGCGTCCGTTCGGCGGCCACACGGCGAACTACGGCGAGAAGCCCGTGCAGCGCGCGTGCGCGGCCGCTGACCGTACCGGCCACGCCCTGCTGCACACGCTGTACCAGCAGAACGTCGCGGCGAAGACCACTTTCTTCGTCGAGTGGATGGCGCTGGACCTGATCCGCGACGCCGACGGCGACGTGCTCGGCGTGACCGCGCTCGAAATGGAAACGGGCGACGTCTATATCCTCGAAGGCAAGACCACGCTGTTCGCCACGGGCGGCGCGGGCCGGATCTTCGCGGCGTCGACCAATGCGTTCATCAACACGGGCGACGGCCTCGGCATGGCCGCCCGCGCGGGCATCCCGCTCGAGGACATGGAATTCTGGCAATTCCACCCGACGGGCGTGGCGGGCGCGGGCGTGCTGATCACGGAAGGCGTGCGCGGCGAGGGCGGCATTCTGCGCAACTCGAACGGCGAGCGCTTCATGGAGCGCTACGCGCCGACGCTGAAGGATCTGGCGCCGCGCGACTTCGTCTCGCGCTCGATGGACCAGGAAATCAAGGAAGGCCGTGGCGTGGGTCCGAACAAGGACCACGTGCTGCTCGACCTGTCGCACATCGGCGCCGAGACGATCATGAAGCGTCTGCCGTCGATCCGCGAAATCGCGCTGAAGTTCGCGAACGTCGACTGCATCAAGGAGCCGATTCCCGTCGTGCCGACCATCCACTACCAGATGGGCGGCATTCCGACGAACATCCACGGTCAGGTGGTTGGCACCGCGAAGGGCCACGAAGACCCGATCAACGGCTTCTATGCCGTGGGCGAATGCTCGTGCGTGTCGGTGCACGGCGCGAACCGTCTGGGCACGAACTCGCTGCTCGACCTGGTGGTGTTTGGCCGCGCGGCGGGCAACCACATCGTCAAGCATGTGAAGGAAATCAAGGATCACAAGCCGCTGCCGGCTGATGCCGCCGATTTCGCGCTCTCGCGTCTGGCGAAGCTCGACAGCTCGAGCTCGGGCGAATACGCGCAAAACGTGGCCAACGACATCCGTTCGACGATGCAGAAGCACGCGGGCGTGTTCCGCACGTCGGCGCTGCTGGCCGAAGGCGTCGAGCGCATTCGCGAAGTGGCCGCACGTGTGGGCAACATCCACCTGAAGGACAAGTCGAAGGTGTTCAACACGGCGCGCGTGGAAGCGCTCGAAGTGGAGAACCTGATCGAGGTGGCGCGCGCGACGATGGTGTCGGCCGAGGCGCGCAAGGAAAGCCGTGGCGCGCACGCGCAGAACGACTTCGAACATCGCGACGACGAGAACTGGCTGCGCCATACGCTGTGGTACAGCGAAGGCGACCGCCTCGACTACAAGCCGGTGCACATGAACCCGCTGACGGTCGAATCGGTGCCGCCGAAGGCACGAACCTTCTAAGCGCGTAGCTTCCAAAGCACAAAGGACCCCACACAATGGCCAAGCGTACATTCGAAATCTACCGCTACGACCCGGACAAGGACGCCGCGCCGCGCATGCAGACGTACGAGCTCGAGATCGACTCGCACGAGCGCATGCTGCTCGACGCGCTGGTGAAGCTCAAGGCACTGGACGAGACGCTGTCGTTCCGGCGCTCGTGCCGCGAGGGCGTGTGCGGCTCGGACGCGATGAACATCAACGGCAAGAACGGTCTGGCGTGTCTGACGAACCTGAACGATCTGCCGCAGAAGATCGTGCTGCGTCCGCTGCCGGGGCTGCCCGTGGTGCGCGACCTGATCGTCGACATGACGCAGTTCTTCAACCAGTATCACTCGATCAAGCCGTTCCTGATCAACGACACGCCGCCGCCGGAGAAAGAGCGTCTGCAGTCGCCGGAACAGCGCGACGAGCTCGACGGGCTGTACGAGTGCATTCTGTGCGCGAGCTGCTCGACGTCGTGCCCGAGCTTCTGGTGGAATCCGGACAAGTTCGTGGGCCCGGCGGGCCTGCTGCAGGCCTATCGCTTCATCGCGGACAGCCGCGACGAGGCGACGGGCGAGCGGCTGGACAACCTGGAAGATCCGTACCGTCTGTTCCGTTGCCACACGATCATGAACTGCGTCGACGTGTGCCCGAAGGGTCTCAACCCGACGAAGGCGATCGGCAAGATCAAGGAATTGATGGTGCGCCGGACGGTCTGAGATGAACAACCCCCACGCTCTCTGGCGTTCGCTGCCCCCCGAGGGGGCGGTCAGTCCGCTCGGGAGCGGCCCTTCGCGTACTGACATGGACGAGCTACATCAGTCCGACCCCCTTCGCCGCGCGCGCCTACGCTGGCGTGCGCGGCGCGGCCTGCTGGAAAACGATCTGATCTTCGAACGTTTTTTCAGCCGATATGAGCATGATCTCAGTGATGCGGACGTGGGCGCGCTCACGCGCCTGCTCGAACTGAGCGATAACGACCTGATGGACTTGCTGCTCGCACGCAAGGAACCGGAAGGCGACCTCGCCGACGCGGATGTCAGGCGGGTGCTGGAGATGCTGCGTACGGTGTGAGCTTTGCCCGTATGCAGGTGAGTTTGATCCAGGCGTGCAATTATCGAAACCCTGTTTCCATACTTCGATTGAGGATGTGCTATGACCCCGTCAGATGTTAAAGCCACGCTATCGTTCAGCGATAACTCGCCGAGCGTTGAAATGCCGATTTACAAGGGCACGATGGGCCCGGATGTGATCGACATCCGTAAGCTGTACGGTCAGACCGGCAAGTTCACGTACGATCCGGGCTTCATGTCGACGGCGTCGTGCAACTCGGCGATCACCTACATCGACGGTGACAAGGGCGAGCTGCTGTACCGCGGCTTCCCGATCGACAACCTCGCGCAAAACGCCGACTTCCTCGAAACGTGCTATCTGCTGCTGAAGGGCGAACTGCCGAACCAGGCGCAGAAGGACGAGTTCGTGAAGACGGTCACGAACCACACGATGGTTCACGAGCAGATGCAGTTCTTCTTCCGTGGCTTCCGCCGCGACGCGCACCCGATGGCGATTCTCGTCGCTGCAGTCGGCGCGCTGTCGGCGTTCTACCACGACTCGCTCGACATCACGAACCCGCGTCACCGCGAAGTGTCGGCGATCCGCATGATCGCGAAGCTGCCCACGCTCGTCGCGATGGCGTACAAGTACTCGATCGGCCAGCCGTTCGTGTATCCGCAGAACAATCTGTCGTACAGCGCGAACTTCATGCGCATGATGTTCTCGAACCCGTGCGAAGAGTACAAGGTCAACGAAGTGCTGGTCCGCGCACTGGACCGCATCCTGATCCTGCACGCTGACCACGAACAGAACGCGTCGACGTCGACGGTGCGTCTGGCAGGCTCGTCGGGCGCGAATCCGTTTGCGTGTATCGCTGCCGGTATCGCATGTCTGTGGGGCCCGGCGCACGGCGGCGCGAACGAAGCCGCGCTGAACATGCTCGAAGAAATCGGCTCGGTCGACAACATTCCTGAGTTCATCAAGCAGGTGAAGGACAAGAACTCGGGCGTGAAGCTGATGGGCTTCGGTCACCGCGTCTACAAGAACTACGACCCGCGTGCGAAGCTGATGCGCGAAACCTGCTACGAAGTGCTGAACGAACTGGGCCTGCACGACGACCCGCTGTTCAAGCTCGCCATGGCGCTCGAAAAGATCGCGCTGGAAGACGAATACTTCGTGTCGCGCAAGCTGTACCCGAACGTCGACTTCTACTCGGGCATCGTGCAGCGCGCGCTCGGTATCCCGACGTCGATGTTCACGTGTATCTTCGCGATGGCACGTACGGTTGGCTGGATCGCGCAATGGAACGAAATGATCGCCGATCCCGAGCAGAAGATCGGCCGTCCGCGTCAGCTGTTCATCGGCGAAACGGCGCGCGAAGCGAAGCCGATCGCTCAGCGCTAAGCAAAAAAGCGCGAAGGGCGCGTCAGCGCTCTACGCTTGCGTTGAACGCATCGAGTGAAACACCCCGACGGTCCGCCGTTGGGGTGTTTTGTTTTTGAGGCGCGTCTGTCTCATTTCCTGCGCGTCCGGTGTGTCGCTTTCACGCGTTCCAGAGAGGGCGGACGGATATCGAGCGCGGGTCGCGATACGTCGGCGGGCGGATGTCCATGTGATTGGAAGAAGGAGGCATATCTGAAGCGCCAGCTGCCACGCTTCGTGCGCGGAGAGAGCCCGCCGGACTTTCCGTCCGAACATT
Encoded proteins:
- a CDS encoding malate dehydrogenase encodes the protein MAKPAKRVAVTGAAGQIGYSLLFRIANGDMLGKDQPVILQLLDLPQAQAAVKGVVMELEDCAFPLLAGVVVTDDPKVAFKDADVALLVGARPRSKGMERKDLLSANAEIFTVQGKALNEVASRDVKVLVVGNPANTNAYIAMKSAPDLPKKNFTAMLRLDHNRALSQLAAKSGKPVSSIEKLVVWGNHSPTMYPDFRVATAEGQDLTKLINDEEWNRNTFIPTVGKRGAAIIEARGLSSAASAANAAIDHVRDWVLGTNGKWVTMGIPSDGSYGIPEDIVYGVAVTCENGEYKRVEGLQIDAFAREKMDNTLNELLEERDGVQHLLG
- a CDS encoding GntR family transcriptional regulator, which gives rise to MNSNPASTANPPGASGAGDAASASAPAPSPTFSPLYQQIKALITQSLETGEWKPGEIIPSEVELAARYKVSQGTVRKAIDELAADNLLVRRQGKGTFVATHNEERAQFRFLRLLADDGAEHPHISRLLECRRLRASADIARQLDLKPADPVVLIKRLLTFDGEDTVLDEIWLPGGVFRGLTLERLSEYKGPLYAMFETEFGTRMIRASEKIRAVAADPAVADLLHVPAGFPLLSVERVSYTYGDRPVEVRRGWYVTTGYYYQNDLS
- the sdhC gene encoding succinate dehydrogenase, cytochrome b556 subunit, with product MAEAVKKPRPEFRNIGIGQILTAYRLPLAGRVSILHRVSGGLLFIFLPFLLYLFDQSLTSELSFEVFKGFLSNIIVKLITLVLAWAFLFHFCAGVRHLLMDMNHDAVTKERGKNTSVVVLAVSSILTIAFALKLFGAF
- the sdhD gene encoding succinate dehydrogenase, hydrophobic membrane anchor protein, with the protein product MSANNRVGSKRLVVGAHYGLRDWLAQRITAVIMAVYTVILLAWFFGAQAFSYDGWAGIFATQWMKLATFVTLLSLFYHAWVGVRDIWMDYIKPVGTRLLLQALTIVWLLACAGYAAQILWRV
- the sdhA gene encoding succinate dehydrogenase flavoprotein subunit → MVAIKNSLPRRKFDVVIVGAGGSGMRASLQLARAGLSVCVLSKVFPTRSHTVAAQGGIGASLGNMSEDNWHYHFYDTIKGSDWLGDQDAIEFMCREAPNAVYELEHFGMPFDRNADGTIYQRPFGGHTANYGEKPVQRACAAADRTGHALLHTLYQQNVAAKTTFFVEWMALDLIRDADGDVLGVTALEMETGDVYILEGKTTLFATGGAGRIFAASTNAFINTGDGLGMAARAGIPLEDMEFWQFHPTGVAGAGVLITEGVRGEGGILRNSNGERFMERYAPTLKDLAPRDFVSRSMDQEIKEGRGVGPNKDHVLLDLSHIGAETIMKRLPSIREIALKFANVDCIKEPIPVVPTIHYQMGGIPTNIHGQVVGTAKGHEDPINGFYAVGECSCVSVHGANRLGTNSLLDLVVFGRAAGNHIVKHVKEIKDHKPLPADAADFALSRLAKLDSSSSGEYAQNVANDIRSTMQKHAGVFRTSALLAEGVERIREVAARVGNIHLKDKSKVFNTARVEALEVENLIEVARATMVSAEARKESRGAHAQNDFEHRDDENWLRHTLWYSEGDRLDYKPVHMNPLTVESVPPKARTF
- a CDS encoding succinate dehydrogenase iron-sulfur subunit codes for the protein MAKRTFEIYRYDPDKDAAPRMQTYELEIDSHERMLLDALVKLKALDETLSFRRSCREGVCGSDAMNINGKNGLACLTNLNDLPQKIVLRPLPGLPVVRDLIVDMTQFFNQYHSIKPFLINDTPPPEKERLQSPEQRDELDGLYECILCASCSTSCPSFWWNPDKFVGPAGLLQAYRFIADSRDEATGERLDNLEDPYRLFRCHTIMNCVDVCPKGLNPTKAIGKIKELMVRRTV
- a CDS encoding succinate dehydrogenase assembly factor 2 gives rise to the protein MDELHQSDPLRRARLRWRARRGLLENDLIFERFFSRYEHDLSDADVGALTRLLELSDNDLMDLLLARKEPEGDLADADVRRVLEMLRTV
- the gltA gene encoding citrate synthase, which gives rise to MTPSDVKATLSFSDNSPSVEMPIYKGTMGPDVIDIRKLYGQTGKFTYDPGFMSTASCNSAITYIDGDKGELLYRGFPIDNLAQNADFLETCYLLLKGELPNQAQKDEFVKTVTNHTMVHEQMQFFFRGFRRDAHPMAILVAAVGALSAFYHDSLDITNPRHREVSAIRMIAKLPTLVAMAYKYSIGQPFVYPQNNLSYSANFMRMMFSNPCEEYKVNEVLVRALDRILILHADHEQNASTSTVRLAGSSGANPFACIAAGIACLWGPAHGGANEAALNMLEEIGSVDNIPEFIKQVKDKNSGVKLMGFGHRVYKNYDPRAKLMRETCYEVLNELGLHDDPLFKLAMALEKIALEDEYFVSRKLYPNVDFYSGIVQRALGIPTSMFTCIFAMARTVGWIAQWNEMIADPEQKIGRPRQLFIGETAREAKPIAQR